From one Populus alba chromosome 17, ASM523922v2, whole genome shotgun sequence genomic stretch:
- the LOC118038141 gene encoding uncharacterized protein codes for MANPITTKILFSLLLSLLLVSSSLASSDVPFIVAHKKATPRSLKSGAERFSVSIDIYNQGSSTAYDITLTDDHWPKDIFDVVSGNTSHSWDRLDAGGLLSHSFELEGKVKGLFHGSPAVITFRIPTKAALQEAYSTPILPLDVLAEKPPVQKLELVSLLLESQTDKFISLSLFLSAVY; via the exons ATGGCAAAcccaataacaacaaaaattctATTCTCTCTCTTACTATCTCTCCTATTGGTATCCTCATCTCTCGCTAGCTCCGATGTTCCCTTCATCGTCGCTCACAAGAAAGCCACTCCCAGAAGCCTCAAATCTGGAGCTGAGCGCTTCTCCGTTTCCATCGATATTTACAATCAAGGATCCTC GACAGCATATGATATAACTCTCACTGATGATCACTGGCCTAAAGATATATTTGATGTTGTCAGTGGCAATACTTCACATTCATGGGACAGGCTTGATGC TGGTGGTCTTCTGTCGCACTCTTTTGAATTGGAGGGCAAAGTGAAAGGACTGTTTCACGGTTCTCCAGCAGTCATTACATTCCGTATCCCCACAAAGGCTGCCCTACAG GAGGCATATTCGACTCCCATCCTGCCTCTTGATGTCCTTGCAGAAAAACCTCCAGTGCAGAAGTTGGAGTTGGTAAGTTTGTTGTTGGAATCTCAAACAGACaaattcatctctctctctctctttctctctgctGTTTACTGA